The Rhipicephalus microplus isolate Deutch F79 chromosome 4, USDA_Rmic, whole genome shotgun sequence sequence GCCAAGCAGTCGCTCAACAGAGGACGGTGATTTGTGACCGTTATGCCTACTCCGGGGTCGCCTTCACGGCCGCCAAATCTCTCGATTTCGCGTGGTGCCAGCAGCCCGACAGGGGACTGCCGGAGCCGGACGTCGTTTTGTACATGAGTGTGCCGCCTGACGCGCTGAACGCCCGTGACGGCTTCGGCAATGAACGGTACGAGAACGCAGAGTTTCAAGCCAAAGTTTGCGCGAACTACGATCGTTTGGCTGCGCTAGACAGCGGCAGTGGTCGTTGGGTAAATGTCGACGCGACACAAAGCATTGAGGCGGTTCATCTCAACGTCCTCAAAGCTGTGTTAGATGCTATGTCCAGAGGAGTCGGCGATCTGGGAAAGCTTTGGTGGAAATAGCCACGGAGCCGTTGTGATGAAGCTGCTAGAAATGCCGTGGTTGCTGTCGTTTTGATATGTGCTGAAATACCAGAGAAACTGAAATGGCACGCTTCGCCTCTAATATTCTGCGTGTAAAAGAAGTGTTGCTGTATGTACGACAGACTGACGAATATTTTCATTAAAAAGAATGCATGAATATGTGTTATTTTTCCTTGGCAAGGCAAAACGCCCCGTCTCGGCGGTAGAAACGCAGTGTTCTAGAAATGCTTCTAGCACAGCATGAAAGAAGGAAAAGCTCATTCTTTCTCCGTGTAGCACGgcaaagcaaaacaaaatcatGTGCGAGCGATTTGACCACGAGCTACTTTTTTCTACGAAATCGTACGTTGAAGTCAAGACCGACAAACATACGCACACGTAAACAATATAGACATGCGTCACCGTTCAAAATTTTCGCGTACAAAAGGTCACACATATGGACAAAATGTCTATTGCCCGAATCCACAGATTGTGCCATGCATTCTACGAATAAGTAGCGTTCAGTGTCTCTGAGGCTCAAAAAGTTTCGAACACGGAAAAAAAGAAGTGGTTTCGAAGGATACACTTTCGTGGTAGAGTATGGACCATAACTGCATTCACCGACGTAATGGCTGCCATATTGTACACATAGTACGTGCAGCCACGCAACTATTCTTGTAAAAATCAAGTGACAATTTCGTTTGCTGCAACCGTAAAATGTCTGATTAGTTCAGTAAAAATTGTCTAAAACAGTAagcgtttttttgtgtgtgtgttgaaatACACGTCACATCTTTAGTGGCTGTCTTTTTTAAGGTAAAGAGTCAAGTCAAGTCAAAGACAGTTGTAGCACGCTTGTTTTGAAAGTTTGCGTTGTGGTTGCGTTTTGTTGTCTGGTTTCTCAGTTGTGCACTTGATTTCACAGCCTCTGGAATCAACCACGAGTCGCACGGCTGTGTTGATATATTTCTGTATGTTGCGAAAGTCGTGTTAGTGTTTCTAGACTCGTAGATGTGTACGTGACAGCGTCCGGACTGAAGTCGAAACATGGCCCTCACTCGAAAGGAAGCCGAAGAGCTGCGGCCATGGGTCGACCGGACAGTGCACAAATTTCTCGGCTTCGAGGAACCGACGCTGGTGACGACTGCTGTGAGCTGCCTGTCGAACGGCTACGACAAGGCAGAGACGACAAGTAAGGCTGCAGATCGCTCGTAGAACGGGACGGTTAATTGCGTCCGCTCAACGGGGGATCTATGCATAATTAGCGAATATTAAGTGCTCTCTCCGGTGAACCAGTACAGAGTGAAGCTCTTCTGTCGGTGTTGAGGGAACAAAGTTTAGTTTTTGTAAACTGCATTGTCTAAGTGTTATCAGTTTTCTCGGTGAATGCATAATCATTATTGAACGTGTCCAAGGCAAAGCTACTCTCGGAGCATTGCTGTGCATGTGTTGTGCATTGAAACTTTCGCAGGCACCTATCGTGCATTGCGGTGGCATTCCTGAGCTTGCCACGTATTCACCTACCTGAAACTTCACTTTCCCGGCATAATATTCGTACCATGTTTGATTACGTGGAACGTTTCTAGTTATGCGTTTAAGTTGAGTATCGAGGGGCGTAGCCGAGATGTGCGTTTCATTGTCATAACACCAATGAATAGCTGGAGTTGCAGAAACAGCTGGTAGGAAGGCGGAATGCACGCCCGAATAATGTTCTAACAAAAAAAGTGTTACAAAAATAAAAAGACCACTGGCTGGAATTTTAACTAAGTCCCGAAAGTGAAGCCATGCCTCAGATCTTGCAAGGTGCGCCAAACACCTTGGTTTACAAAGAGGAAAAACAAGTGCTTATCTGAAATATTAGGACGTGACCAAAATAgacaacaaaataaaagaaagggGACTGGATAGGGTGTCTATTATTTTAATCTATTTGGGTCACATCCTTGATAATTTTTTAGTATGATCCAACAATTTGTTCTAGGAAGTGTTTATCTTTCTGACAGATGCTGTTCAATATATGACACTTGTTTTTGTATAGAGCCCCAACATACTGTTAAATTTTATTGGATATCAGGCCATCAGCACTAATCTGGACATTACTTTTGTTAAGAACTTAGATCTCTCATGCTATTAATAGCACTTACATTAACACAGCAAAATTACTTCCTCTGTAGGCAGGCAATACCCGACAAAATTCTGTTTCTGAAATTAGAAGGGGGCAAGCGGTGACTTACCATTGCTAGTCAGAAGATACGGGCGCTTGCACTCAAgcaacttctgttttttttttttttctgcaatatcTGGATTGGAGGTGACTGCAAATTGTAGAGAAATGATATAGACAGTCATCTGCTGCTCGGCT is a genomic window containing:
- the LOC119172051 gene encoding thymidylate kinase, whose product is MSTRRGLFIVFEGCDRTGKTTQVKLLAEALAGLGHKTESIAFPKRSTATGKLLDAYLSKGANLDDHAVHLLFSANRWQEAELIRQAVAQQRTVICDRYAYSGVAFTAAKSLDFAWCQQPDRGLPEPDVVLYMSVPPDALNARDGFGNERYENAEFQAKVCANYDRLAALDSGSGRWVNVDATQSIEAVHLNVLKAVLDAMSRGVGDLGKLWWK